In Silene latifolia isolate original U9 population chromosome 3, ASM4854445v1, whole genome shotgun sequence, a single window of DNA contains:
- the LOC141647317 gene encoding nuclear transcription factor Y subunit C-3-like isoform X1, with product MPVPILPKMDQQGHGQGQAPLVGSVSGAGQVPYGGPYQPNQVTGSPVVAPVGGAQPQMAQHQLAYQQIHHQQQQQLQQQLQAFWQNQYQEIEKVTDFKNHSLPLARIKKIMKADEDVRMISAEAPVVFARACEMFILELTLRSWNHTEENKRRTLQKNDIAAAITRTDIFDFLVDIVPREDLKDDVLATLPRGPGMPVGGPADALPYYYMPPTQNPAQAGAPGMMMMGNPNPYGPPQSQAYMGGQPMWPQAPSQQQQQSSSDA from the exons ATGCCGGTTCCTATTTTACCCAA AATGGACCAGCAAGGTCATGGTCAAGGTCAAGCCCCACTAGTGGGATCAGTGAGTGGTGCGGGCCAAGTTCCTTATGGCGGGCCATACCAACCAAATCAAGTTACTGGGTCACCTGTGGTTGCACCCGTGGGTGGGGCGCAGCCTCAGATGGCTCAACACCAGCTAGCATACCAGCAGATTCACCACCAGCAACAACAGCAACTCCAGCAACAACTCCAGGCATTCTGGCAGAATCAATACCAGGAAATTGAGAAGGTGACCGACTTCAAGAACCATAGTCTTCCCTTGGCAAGAATCAAGAAGATCATGAAAGCCGACGAGGATGTCCGTATGATCTCAGCTGAGGCCCCGGTCGTGTTCGCCCGGGCCTGTGAAATGTTCATTCTCGAGCTGACTTTGCGTTCCTGGAACCACACTGAGGAGAACAAGCGGCGTACTCTACAGAAGAACGACATCGCTGCTGCTATCACTAGGACCGACATCTTTGACTTTCTGGTGGACATTGTCCCAAGGGAGGATTTGAAGGATGATGTTCTGGCCACTCTGCCTAGGGGGCCTGGTATGCCCGTAGGGGGACCGGCTGATGCCCTTCCTTACTATTATATGCCGCCAACTCAGAATCCTGCTCAGGCTGGAGCTCCTGGGATGATGATGATGGGCAATCCGAATCCGTATGGTCCTCCTCAGTCCCAGGCTTACATGGGTGGTCAGCCAATGTGGCCACAGGCTCCatcgcagcagcagcaacaatcttCTTCTGATGCTTAA
- the LOC141647316 gene encoding increased DNA methylation 2-like, translating to MIPCDDCYFLLYFIMGTYFGPDLKGERIKRSALQRIEEGLPSYTLEQLAGSSIKTSEIEQIYYYLLRKADKSVVVKVPLLHQFIQGDFPSKEGEGDRPQFPSLFPPHLHPKMEYFNESIANVTYIRKPAFFYIKQEDIEKFKRLSRLENLLVETSVEKGVPNGKSPTKKIADKDSDDVPIVTYFRGSQRKRRLTEILQKKKPVDCNGAAKSNELALKPSEEKRLKPEIRHGPGIVILNSEPTRQELDSIVDIAKNAYALTGSAAKGIVGSAIGLMDIGESQDSYLFRVALPGVKRENRAFQCEVESDGRVLIKGETVTGETTVNRFSQDFVMQSRNLCPPGPFSISFHLPGPVDPQQFSGTFGTSAILEGIVMKSKPSRPITPNIPTSKQPSETPKETPPKPPAETPKQPSEAPKETPPKQPSETPKETLPKPPAETPKQPSEAPKETPPTQPSETPKETLPKPPAEIPKQPSEAPKETPSEQPSETPKETLAKPPAETSKQPSEAPKETPPKQFSETPKETSS from the exons ATGATACCGTGTGATGATTGTTACTTTCTCCTGTACTTCATCATGGGCACATATTTTGGCCCGGATCTCAAGGGGGAGAGAATAAAAAGGTCTGCTTTACAAAGAATAGAGGAAGGCCTTCCTTCATATACACTCGAGCAACTTGCAGgttcctccatcaaaacatcTGAAATCGAGCAAATCTACTATTACCTTCTCAGGAAAGCCGATAAATCAGTTGTCGTAAAAGTTCCCTTGCTACACCAGTTCATCCAAGGCGACTTCCCGTCTAAGGAAGGCGAAGGGGACCGCCCTCAGTTTCCCTCACTCTTTCCTCCCCATTTGCACCCTAAAATGGAGTATTTCAACGAAAGCATTGCTAATGTGACGTACATCAGAAAACCAGCCTTTTTCTACATCAAACAAGAGGATATTGAGAAGTTCAAGAGGCTGTCCAGGCTGGAAAATCTCCTTGTAGAAACAAGTGTCGAAAAAGGAGTACCAAATGGTAAATCTCCCACCAAGAAAATTGCTGATAAGGACTCGGACGACGTGCCAATTGTGACATACTTTCGTGGGAGTCAAAGGAAACGGCGGTTGACTGAAATTTTGCAGAAGAAGAAACCAGTAGACTGTAATGGTGCAGCAAAATCAAATGAACTGGCTCTTAAGCCCTCTGAAGAGAAGCGTTTGAAACCTGAGATTAGACATGGACCTGGTATAGTCATTCTTAATTCAGAACCAACTAGGCAGGAGTTGGACAGCATCGTCGACATAGCGAAAAATGCATATGCATTAACAGGCAGTGCGGCAAAGGGGATCGTCGGATCTGCTATTGGCCTGATGGATATTGGTGAATCTCAAGATTCATACTTGTTCAGAGTTGCTCTTCCAGGAGTCAAAAGAGAGAACA GGGCTTTTCAGTGCGAGGTCGAAAGCGATGGTCGTGTACTGATAAAGGGAGAAACCGTCACCGGAGAGACAACTGTCAATCGCTTTTCCCAAGACTTCGTGATGCAATCACGAAACCTGTGTCCGCCTGGACCATTTTCAATCTCCTTTCACTTACCGGGACCCGTCGACCCTCAGCAGTTCTCTGGGACATTCGGTACTAGTGCAATCCTCGAGGGAATTGTGATGAAAAGCAAACCTTCAAGACCAATCACACCCAACATTCCTACATCAAAGCAACCCTCCGAAACACCCAAGGAAACTCCACCAAAGCCACCTGCTGAAACACCAAAGCAACCTTCCGAAGCACCAAAGGAAACTCCGCCAAAGCAACCCTCCGAAACACCCAAGGAAACTTTACCAAAGCCACCTGCCGAAACACCAAAGCAACCCTCCGAAGCACCAAAGGAAACTCCACCAACGCAACCCTCCGAAACACCCAAGGAAACTTTACCAAAGCCACCTGCCGAAATACCAAAGCAACCCTCAGAAGCACCAAAGGAAACTCCATCAGAGCAACCCTCTGAAACACCCAAGGAAACTTTAGCAAAGCCACCTGCCGAAACATCAAAGCAACCCTCCGAAGCACCAAAGGAAACTCCGCCGAAGCAATTCTCTGAAACACCAAAGGAAACTTCCTCATGA
- the LOC141647317 gene encoding nuclear transcription factor Y subunit C-3-like isoform X2 encodes MDQQGHGQGQAPLVGSVSGAGQVPYGGPYQPNQVTGSPVVAPVGGAQPQMAQHQLAYQQIHHQQQQQLQQQLQAFWQNQYQEIEKVTDFKNHSLPLARIKKIMKADEDVRMISAEAPVVFARACEMFILELTLRSWNHTEENKRRTLQKNDIAAAITRTDIFDFLVDIVPREDLKDDVLATLPRGPGMPVGGPADALPYYYMPPTQNPAQAGAPGMMMMGNPNPYGPPQSQAYMGGQPMWPQAPSQQQQQSSSDA; translated from the coding sequence ATGGACCAGCAAGGTCATGGTCAAGGTCAAGCCCCACTAGTGGGATCAGTGAGTGGTGCGGGCCAAGTTCCTTATGGCGGGCCATACCAACCAAATCAAGTTACTGGGTCACCTGTGGTTGCACCCGTGGGTGGGGCGCAGCCTCAGATGGCTCAACACCAGCTAGCATACCAGCAGATTCACCACCAGCAACAACAGCAACTCCAGCAACAACTCCAGGCATTCTGGCAGAATCAATACCAGGAAATTGAGAAGGTGACCGACTTCAAGAACCATAGTCTTCCCTTGGCAAGAATCAAGAAGATCATGAAAGCCGACGAGGATGTCCGTATGATCTCAGCTGAGGCCCCGGTCGTGTTCGCCCGGGCCTGTGAAATGTTCATTCTCGAGCTGACTTTGCGTTCCTGGAACCACACTGAGGAGAACAAGCGGCGTACTCTACAGAAGAACGACATCGCTGCTGCTATCACTAGGACCGACATCTTTGACTTTCTGGTGGACATTGTCCCAAGGGAGGATTTGAAGGATGATGTTCTGGCCACTCTGCCTAGGGGGCCTGGTATGCCCGTAGGGGGACCGGCTGATGCCCTTCCTTACTATTATATGCCGCCAACTCAGAATCCTGCTCAGGCTGGAGCTCCTGGGATGATGATGATGGGCAATCCGAATCCGTATGGTCCTCCTCAGTCCCAGGCTTACATGGGTGGTCAGCCAATGTGGCCACAGGCTCCatcgcagcagcagcaacaatcttCTTCTGATGCTTAA